A single Meles meles chromosome 20, mMelMel3.1 paternal haplotype, whole genome shotgun sequence DNA region contains:
- the SLC44A2 gene encoding choline transporter-like protein 2 isoform X1 encodes MEDERKDGAYGTPQKYDPTFKGPIYNRGCTDIICCVFLLLAIVGYVAVGIIAWTHGDPRKVIYPTDSRGEFCGQKGTKNANKPFLFYFNIVKCASPLVLLEFQCPTPQICVEKCPDRYLTYLNAHTSQDFEYYKQFCVPGFQSNKGVAEVLRDGDCPAVLIPSKPLARRCFPAIHAHKGVLMVGNETTYEDGHGSRKNVTELVEGAKKANGVLEARQLAMRIFEDYTVSWYWIVIGLVIAMLMSLLFIVLLRFLAGIMVWVMIIMVILVLGYGIFHCYMEYVRLRGEAGSDISLVDLGFQTDLRVYLHLRQTWMAFMVILSILEVVIILLLIFLRKRILIAIALIKEASRAVGYVMCSLLYPLVTFLLLCLCIAYWASTAVFLSTSNEAVYKIFDDGTCQFAGKTCNPETFASSNESRLCPGAHCQFAFYGGESGYHRALLGLQIFNAFMFFWLANFVLALGQVTLAGAFASYYWALHKPDDLPAFPLFSAFGRALRYHTGSLAFGALILAIVQIIRVMLEYLDQRLKAAENKFAKFLMTCLKCCFWCLEKFIRFLNRNAYIMIAIYGTNFCTSARNAFFLLMRNIIRVAVLDKVTDFLFLLGKLLIVGSVGILAFFFFTHRIRIVQDTAPPLNYYWVPILTVIIGSYLIAHGFFSVYGMCVDTLFLCFCEDLERNDGSQERPYFMSPGLRDILLKGSAEEGKRAQVEE; translated from the exons ATGGAGGACGAGCGGAAGGACGGAGCCTACG GAACACCACAGAAGTATGACCCTACCTTCAAAGGACCCATTTACAACAG GGGCTGCACGGACATCATTTGCTGTGTGTTCCTCCTCCTGGCCATTGTGGGCTACGTGGCGGTAGGCATCATAG CCTGGACCCATGGGGACCCTCGGAAGGTGATCTACCCCACCGACAGCCGAGGCGAGTTCTGCGGGCAGAAGGGCACAAAAAATGC GAACAAACCCTTCCTGTTCTATTTCAACATTGTGAAGTGTGCCAGCCCCTTGGTCCTGCTGGAATTCCAGTGTCCCACCCCCCAG ATCTGCGTGGAGAAATGCCCCGACCGTTACCTCACCTACCTGAATGCTCACACATCCCAGGACTTTGAATACTACAAGCAGTTCTGTGTGCCTGGCTTCCAGAGCAACAAG GGTGTGGCTGAGGTGCTTCGGGATGGTGACTGCCCCGCCGTGCTCATCCCCAGCAAACCCT TGGCCCGGCGATGCTTCCCAGCCATCCATGCCCACAAGGGGGTCCTCATGGTGGGCAACGAGACGACCTACGAAGACGGGCACGGCTCTCGGAAGAATGTCACAGAGCTGGTGGAGGGTGCCAA GAAGGCCAACGGGGTCCTCGAGGCACGGCAGCTGGCCATGCGGATATTTGAAGATTACACGGTCTCCTGGTACTGGATAGTCAT CGGCCTGGTCATCGCTATGCTGATGAGTCTTCTCTTCATCGTCCTGCTGCGCTTCCTGGCCGGCATTATGGTCTGGGTGATGATCATCATGGTGATTCTGGTGCTGGGCTACG GGATATTTCACTGTTACATGGAGTATGTGAGACTGCGGGGCGAGGCCGGCTCCGACATCTCCCTGGTGGACCTTGGCTTCCAGACAGACCTCCGCGTGTATCTTCACTTGAGGCAGACATGGATGGCCTTCA TGGTCATTCTGAGCATTCTTGAGGTCGTTATCATCTTGCTGCTCATCTTTCTGCGGAAGAGAATCCTCATCGCCATCGCGCTCATCAAGGAAGCCAGCAG GGCTGTGGGCTACGTGATGTGCTCCTTGCTGTACCCACTGGTCACCTTCCTCCTGCTGTGCCTTTGCATCGCCTACTGGGCTAGCACTGCTGT CTTCCTGTCTACTTCCAACGAAGCCGTCTATAAGATCTTTGATGACGGCACCTGCCAGTTTGCCGGGAAAACCTGCAACCCTGAG ACCTTCGCCTCCTCCAATGAGTCCCGCCTGTGCCCTGGTGCCCACTGCCAGTTTGCCTTCTACGGGGGAGAGTCGGGCTACCATCGGGCCCTGCTGGGCCTGCAGATCTTCAATGCCTTCATGTTCTTCTGGCTGGCCAACTTCGTGCTGGCCCTGGGCCAGGTCACGTTAGCTGGGGCCTTCGCCTCCTACTACTGGGCCCTGCACAAGCCGGACGACCTGCCTGCTTTCCCACTCTTCTCTGCCTTCGGCCGGGCGCTCAG GTACCACACAGGCTCCCTGGCCTTTGGTGCCCTCATTCTGGCCATCGTGCAGATTATCCGAGTGATGCTGGAGTACTTGGATCAGCGCCTGAAAG CTGCAGAGAACAAGTTTGCCAAGTTCCTTATGACCTGTCTGAAGTGCTGCTTCTGGTGCCTGGAGAAGTTCATCCGATTCCTCAACAGGAACGCCTACATCATG atTGCCATCTACGGCACCAACTTCTGCACCTCGGCCAGGAATGCCTTCTTCCTGCTCATGAGAAACATCATCAG AGTGGCCGTCCTAGACAAAGTTACTGACTTCCTTTTCCTGTTGGGCAAACTTCTGATCGTGGGTAGCGTGG ggatcctggctttctttttcttcacccACCGGATCAGGATTGTGCAAGACACAGCACCGCCCCTCAATTATTACTGGGTCCCTATACTG ACGGTGATCATTGGCTCCTACCTGATTGCCCATGGATTCTTCAGTGTCTACGGCATGTGTGTGGACACattgttcctctgcttct GTGAGGACCTGGAAAGGAATGACGGCTCTCAGGAGCGACCCTACTTCATGTCGCCCGGGCTGAGAGACATCCTGTTGAAGGGGAGTGCGGAGGAGGGGAAGCGGGCACAAGTAGAGGAGTAG
- the SLC44A2 gene encoding choline transporter-like protein 2 isoform X4, translating into MGGERQHYYGKHGTPQKYDPTFKGPIYNRGCTDIICCVFLLLAIVGYVAVGIIAWTHGDPRKVIYPTDSRGEFCGQKGTKNANKPFLFYFNIVKCASPLVLLEFQCPTPQICVEKCPDRYLTYLNAHTSQDFEYYKQFCVPGFQSNKGVAEVLRDGDCPAVLIPSKPLARRCFPAIHAHKGVLMVGNETTYEDGHGSRKNVTELVEGAKKANGVLEARQLAMRIFEDYTVSWYWIVIGLVIAMLMSLLFIVLLRFLAGIMVWVMIIMVILVLGYGIFHCYMEYVRLRGEAGSDISLVDLGFQTDLRVYLHLRQTWMAFMVILSILEVVIILLLIFLRKRILIAIALIKEASRAVGYVMCSLLYPLVTFLLLCLCIAYWASTAVFLSTSNEAVYKIFDDGTCQFAGKTCNPETFASSNESRLCPGAHCQFAFYGGESGYHRALLGLQIFNAFMFFWLANFVLALGQVTLAGAFASYYWALHKPDDLPAFPLFSAFGRALRYHTGSLAFGALILAIVQIIRVMLEYLDQRLKAAENKFAKFLMTCLKCCFWCLEKFIRFLNRNAYIMIAIYGTNFCTSARNAFFLLMRNIIRVAVLDKVTDFLFLLGKLLIVGSVGILAFFFFTHRIRIVQDTAPPLNYYWVPILTVIIGSYLIAHGFFSVYGMCVDTLFLCFLEDLERNDGSAERPYFMSPNLKRLLNKTNKKLAES; encoded by the exons ATGGGGGGCGAGCGGCAGCATTACTACGGGAAGCACG GAACACCACAGAAGTATGACCCTACCTTCAAAGGACCCATTTACAACAG GGGCTGCACGGACATCATTTGCTGTGTGTTCCTCCTCCTGGCCATTGTGGGCTACGTGGCGGTAGGCATCATAG CCTGGACCCATGGGGACCCTCGGAAGGTGATCTACCCCACCGACAGCCGAGGCGAGTTCTGCGGGCAGAAGGGCACAAAAAATGC GAACAAACCCTTCCTGTTCTATTTCAACATTGTGAAGTGTGCCAGCCCCTTGGTCCTGCTGGAATTCCAGTGTCCCACCCCCCAG ATCTGCGTGGAGAAATGCCCCGACCGTTACCTCACCTACCTGAATGCTCACACATCCCAGGACTTTGAATACTACAAGCAGTTCTGTGTGCCTGGCTTCCAGAGCAACAAG GGTGTGGCTGAGGTGCTTCGGGATGGTGACTGCCCCGCCGTGCTCATCCCCAGCAAACCCT TGGCCCGGCGATGCTTCCCAGCCATCCATGCCCACAAGGGGGTCCTCATGGTGGGCAACGAGACGACCTACGAAGACGGGCACGGCTCTCGGAAGAATGTCACAGAGCTGGTGGAGGGTGCCAA GAAGGCCAACGGGGTCCTCGAGGCACGGCAGCTGGCCATGCGGATATTTGAAGATTACACGGTCTCCTGGTACTGGATAGTCAT CGGCCTGGTCATCGCTATGCTGATGAGTCTTCTCTTCATCGTCCTGCTGCGCTTCCTGGCCGGCATTATGGTCTGGGTGATGATCATCATGGTGATTCTGGTGCTGGGCTACG GGATATTTCACTGTTACATGGAGTATGTGAGACTGCGGGGCGAGGCCGGCTCCGACATCTCCCTGGTGGACCTTGGCTTCCAGACAGACCTCCGCGTGTATCTTCACTTGAGGCAGACATGGATGGCCTTCA TGGTCATTCTGAGCATTCTTGAGGTCGTTATCATCTTGCTGCTCATCTTTCTGCGGAAGAGAATCCTCATCGCCATCGCGCTCATCAAGGAAGCCAGCAG GGCTGTGGGCTACGTGATGTGCTCCTTGCTGTACCCACTGGTCACCTTCCTCCTGCTGTGCCTTTGCATCGCCTACTGGGCTAGCACTGCTGT CTTCCTGTCTACTTCCAACGAAGCCGTCTATAAGATCTTTGATGACGGCACCTGCCAGTTTGCCGGGAAAACCTGCAACCCTGAG ACCTTCGCCTCCTCCAATGAGTCCCGCCTGTGCCCTGGTGCCCACTGCCAGTTTGCCTTCTACGGGGGAGAGTCGGGCTACCATCGGGCCCTGCTGGGCCTGCAGATCTTCAATGCCTTCATGTTCTTCTGGCTGGCCAACTTCGTGCTGGCCCTGGGCCAGGTCACGTTAGCTGGGGCCTTCGCCTCCTACTACTGGGCCCTGCACAAGCCGGACGACCTGCCTGCTTTCCCACTCTTCTCTGCCTTCGGCCGGGCGCTCAG GTACCACACAGGCTCCCTGGCCTTTGGTGCCCTCATTCTGGCCATCGTGCAGATTATCCGAGTGATGCTGGAGTACTTGGATCAGCGCCTGAAAG CTGCAGAGAACAAGTTTGCCAAGTTCCTTATGACCTGTCTGAAGTGCTGCTTCTGGTGCCTGGAGAAGTTCATCCGATTCCTCAACAGGAACGCCTACATCATG atTGCCATCTACGGCACCAACTTCTGCACCTCGGCCAGGAATGCCTTCTTCCTGCTCATGAGAAACATCATCAG AGTGGCCGTCCTAGACAAAGTTACTGACTTCCTTTTCCTGTTGGGCAAACTTCTGATCGTGGGTAGCGTGG ggatcctggctttctttttcttcacccACCGGATCAGGATTGTGCAAGACACAGCACCGCCCCTCAATTATTACTGGGTCCCTATACTG ACGGTGATCATTGGCTCCTACCTGATTGCCCATGGATTCTTCAGTGTCTACGGCATGTGTGTGGACACattgttcctctgcttct TGGAGGACCTGGAGAGGAATGATGGCTCAGCCGAGAGGCCTTACTTCATGTCTCCCAACCTCAAGAGGCTCTTGAACAAGACCAACAAGAAGCTGGCGGAGTCCTAA
- the SLC44A2 gene encoding choline transporter-like protein 2 isoform X2 yields MEDERKDGAYGTPQKYDPTFKGPIYNRGCTDIICCVFLLLAIVGYVAVGIIAWTHGDPRKVIYPTDSRGEFCGQKGTKNANKPFLFYFNIVKCASPLVLLEFQCPTPQICVEKCPDRYLTYLNAHTSQDFEYYKQFCVPGFQSNKGVAEVLRDGDCPAVLIPSKPLARRCFPAIHAHKGVLMVGNETTYEDGHGSRKNVTELVEGAKKANGVLEARQLAMRIFEDYTVSWYWIVIGLVIAMLMSLLFIVLLRFLAGIMVWVMIIMVILVLGYGIFHCYMEYVRLRGEAGSDISLVDLGFQTDLRVYLHLRQTWMAFMVILSILEVVIILLLIFLRKRILIAIALIKEASRAVGYVMCSLLYPLVTFLLLCLCIAYWASTAVFLSTSNEAVYKIFDDGTCQFAGKTCNPETFASSNESRLCPGAHCQFAFYGGESGYHRALLGLQIFNAFMFFWLANFVLALGQVTLAGAFASYYWALHKPDDLPAFPLFSAFGRALRYHTGSLAFGALILAIVQIIRVMLEYLDQRLKAAENKFAKFLMTCLKCCFWCLEKFIRFLNRNAYIMIAIYGTNFCTSARNAFFLLMRNIIRVAVLDKVTDFLFLLGKLLIVGSVGILAFFFFTHRIRIVQDTAPPLNYYWVPILTVIIGSYLIAHGFFSVYGMCVDTLFLCFLEDLERNDGSAERPYFMSPNLKRLLNKTNKKLAES; encoded by the exons ATGGAGGACGAGCGGAAGGACGGAGCCTACG GAACACCACAGAAGTATGACCCTACCTTCAAAGGACCCATTTACAACAG GGGCTGCACGGACATCATTTGCTGTGTGTTCCTCCTCCTGGCCATTGTGGGCTACGTGGCGGTAGGCATCATAG CCTGGACCCATGGGGACCCTCGGAAGGTGATCTACCCCACCGACAGCCGAGGCGAGTTCTGCGGGCAGAAGGGCACAAAAAATGC GAACAAACCCTTCCTGTTCTATTTCAACATTGTGAAGTGTGCCAGCCCCTTGGTCCTGCTGGAATTCCAGTGTCCCACCCCCCAG ATCTGCGTGGAGAAATGCCCCGACCGTTACCTCACCTACCTGAATGCTCACACATCCCAGGACTTTGAATACTACAAGCAGTTCTGTGTGCCTGGCTTCCAGAGCAACAAG GGTGTGGCTGAGGTGCTTCGGGATGGTGACTGCCCCGCCGTGCTCATCCCCAGCAAACCCT TGGCCCGGCGATGCTTCCCAGCCATCCATGCCCACAAGGGGGTCCTCATGGTGGGCAACGAGACGACCTACGAAGACGGGCACGGCTCTCGGAAGAATGTCACAGAGCTGGTGGAGGGTGCCAA GAAGGCCAACGGGGTCCTCGAGGCACGGCAGCTGGCCATGCGGATATTTGAAGATTACACGGTCTCCTGGTACTGGATAGTCAT CGGCCTGGTCATCGCTATGCTGATGAGTCTTCTCTTCATCGTCCTGCTGCGCTTCCTGGCCGGCATTATGGTCTGGGTGATGATCATCATGGTGATTCTGGTGCTGGGCTACG GGATATTTCACTGTTACATGGAGTATGTGAGACTGCGGGGCGAGGCCGGCTCCGACATCTCCCTGGTGGACCTTGGCTTCCAGACAGACCTCCGCGTGTATCTTCACTTGAGGCAGACATGGATGGCCTTCA TGGTCATTCTGAGCATTCTTGAGGTCGTTATCATCTTGCTGCTCATCTTTCTGCGGAAGAGAATCCTCATCGCCATCGCGCTCATCAAGGAAGCCAGCAG GGCTGTGGGCTACGTGATGTGCTCCTTGCTGTACCCACTGGTCACCTTCCTCCTGCTGTGCCTTTGCATCGCCTACTGGGCTAGCACTGCTGT CTTCCTGTCTACTTCCAACGAAGCCGTCTATAAGATCTTTGATGACGGCACCTGCCAGTTTGCCGGGAAAACCTGCAACCCTGAG ACCTTCGCCTCCTCCAATGAGTCCCGCCTGTGCCCTGGTGCCCACTGCCAGTTTGCCTTCTACGGGGGAGAGTCGGGCTACCATCGGGCCCTGCTGGGCCTGCAGATCTTCAATGCCTTCATGTTCTTCTGGCTGGCCAACTTCGTGCTGGCCCTGGGCCAGGTCACGTTAGCTGGGGCCTTCGCCTCCTACTACTGGGCCCTGCACAAGCCGGACGACCTGCCTGCTTTCCCACTCTTCTCTGCCTTCGGCCGGGCGCTCAG GTACCACACAGGCTCCCTGGCCTTTGGTGCCCTCATTCTGGCCATCGTGCAGATTATCCGAGTGATGCTGGAGTACTTGGATCAGCGCCTGAAAG CTGCAGAGAACAAGTTTGCCAAGTTCCTTATGACCTGTCTGAAGTGCTGCTTCTGGTGCCTGGAGAAGTTCATCCGATTCCTCAACAGGAACGCCTACATCATG atTGCCATCTACGGCACCAACTTCTGCACCTCGGCCAGGAATGCCTTCTTCCTGCTCATGAGAAACATCATCAG AGTGGCCGTCCTAGACAAAGTTACTGACTTCCTTTTCCTGTTGGGCAAACTTCTGATCGTGGGTAGCGTGG ggatcctggctttctttttcttcacccACCGGATCAGGATTGTGCAAGACACAGCACCGCCCCTCAATTATTACTGGGTCCCTATACTG ACGGTGATCATTGGCTCCTACCTGATTGCCCATGGATTCTTCAGTGTCTACGGCATGTGTGTGGACACattgttcctctgcttct TGGAGGACCTGGAGAGGAATGATGGCTCAGCCGAGAGGCCTTACTTCATGTCTCCCAACCTCAAGAGGCTCTTGAACAAGACCAACAAGAAGCTGGCGGAGTCCTAA
- the SLC44A2 gene encoding choline transporter-like protein 2 isoform X3 has protein sequence MGGERQHYYGKHGTPQKYDPTFKGPIYNRGCTDIICCVFLLLAIVGYVAVGIIAWTHGDPRKVIYPTDSRGEFCGQKGTKNANKPFLFYFNIVKCASPLVLLEFQCPTPQICVEKCPDRYLTYLNAHTSQDFEYYKQFCVPGFQSNKGVAEVLRDGDCPAVLIPSKPLARRCFPAIHAHKGVLMVGNETTYEDGHGSRKNVTELVEGAKKANGVLEARQLAMRIFEDYTVSWYWIVIGLVIAMLMSLLFIVLLRFLAGIMVWVMIIMVILVLGYGIFHCYMEYVRLRGEAGSDISLVDLGFQTDLRVYLHLRQTWMAFMVILSILEVVIILLLIFLRKRILIAIALIKEASRAVGYVMCSLLYPLVTFLLLCLCIAYWASTAVFLSTSNEAVYKIFDDGTCQFAGKTCNPETFASSNESRLCPGAHCQFAFYGGESGYHRALLGLQIFNAFMFFWLANFVLALGQVTLAGAFASYYWALHKPDDLPAFPLFSAFGRALRYHTGSLAFGALILAIVQIIRVMLEYLDQRLKAAENKFAKFLMTCLKCCFWCLEKFIRFLNRNAYIMIAIYGTNFCTSARNAFFLLMRNIIRVAVLDKVTDFLFLLGKLLIVGSVGILAFFFFTHRIRIVQDTAPPLNYYWVPILTVIIGSYLIAHGFFSVYGMCVDTLFLCFCEDLERNDGSQERPYFMSPGLRDILLKGSAEEGKRAQVEE, from the exons ATGGGGGGCGAGCGGCAGCATTACTACGGGAAGCACG GAACACCACAGAAGTATGACCCTACCTTCAAAGGACCCATTTACAACAG GGGCTGCACGGACATCATTTGCTGTGTGTTCCTCCTCCTGGCCATTGTGGGCTACGTGGCGGTAGGCATCATAG CCTGGACCCATGGGGACCCTCGGAAGGTGATCTACCCCACCGACAGCCGAGGCGAGTTCTGCGGGCAGAAGGGCACAAAAAATGC GAACAAACCCTTCCTGTTCTATTTCAACATTGTGAAGTGTGCCAGCCCCTTGGTCCTGCTGGAATTCCAGTGTCCCACCCCCCAG ATCTGCGTGGAGAAATGCCCCGACCGTTACCTCACCTACCTGAATGCTCACACATCCCAGGACTTTGAATACTACAAGCAGTTCTGTGTGCCTGGCTTCCAGAGCAACAAG GGTGTGGCTGAGGTGCTTCGGGATGGTGACTGCCCCGCCGTGCTCATCCCCAGCAAACCCT TGGCCCGGCGATGCTTCCCAGCCATCCATGCCCACAAGGGGGTCCTCATGGTGGGCAACGAGACGACCTACGAAGACGGGCACGGCTCTCGGAAGAATGTCACAGAGCTGGTGGAGGGTGCCAA GAAGGCCAACGGGGTCCTCGAGGCACGGCAGCTGGCCATGCGGATATTTGAAGATTACACGGTCTCCTGGTACTGGATAGTCAT CGGCCTGGTCATCGCTATGCTGATGAGTCTTCTCTTCATCGTCCTGCTGCGCTTCCTGGCCGGCATTATGGTCTGGGTGATGATCATCATGGTGATTCTGGTGCTGGGCTACG GGATATTTCACTGTTACATGGAGTATGTGAGACTGCGGGGCGAGGCCGGCTCCGACATCTCCCTGGTGGACCTTGGCTTCCAGACAGACCTCCGCGTGTATCTTCACTTGAGGCAGACATGGATGGCCTTCA TGGTCATTCTGAGCATTCTTGAGGTCGTTATCATCTTGCTGCTCATCTTTCTGCGGAAGAGAATCCTCATCGCCATCGCGCTCATCAAGGAAGCCAGCAG GGCTGTGGGCTACGTGATGTGCTCCTTGCTGTACCCACTGGTCACCTTCCTCCTGCTGTGCCTTTGCATCGCCTACTGGGCTAGCACTGCTGT CTTCCTGTCTACTTCCAACGAAGCCGTCTATAAGATCTTTGATGACGGCACCTGCCAGTTTGCCGGGAAAACCTGCAACCCTGAG ACCTTCGCCTCCTCCAATGAGTCCCGCCTGTGCCCTGGTGCCCACTGCCAGTTTGCCTTCTACGGGGGAGAGTCGGGCTACCATCGGGCCCTGCTGGGCCTGCAGATCTTCAATGCCTTCATGTTCTTCTGGCTGGCCAACTTCGTGCTGGCCCTGGGCCAGGTCACGTTAGCTGGGGCCTTCGCCTCCTACTACTGGGCCCTGCACAAGCCGGACGACCTGCCTGCTTTCCCACTCTTCTCTGCCTTCGGCCGGGCGCTCAG GTACCACACAGGCTCCCTGGCCTTTGGTGCCCTCATTCTGGCCATCGTGCAGATTATCCGAGTGATGCTGGAGTACTTGGATCAGCGCCTGAAAG CTGCAGAGAACAAGTTTGCCAAGTTCCTTATGACCTGTCTGAAGTGCTGCTTCTGGTGCCTGGAGAAGTTCATCCGATTCCTCAACAGGAACGCCTACATCATG atTGCCATCTACGGCACCAACTTCTGCACCTCGGCCAGGAATGCCTTCTTCCTGCTCATGAGAAACATCATCAG AGTGGCCGTCCTAGACAAAGTTACTGACTTCCTTTTCCTGTTGGGCAAACTTCTGATCGTGGGTAGCGTGG ggatcctggctttctttttcttcacccACCGGATCAGGATTGTGCAAGACACAGCACCGCCCCTCAATTATTACTGGGTCCCTATACTG ACGGTGATCATTGGCTCCTACCTGATTGCCCATGGATTCTTCAGTGTCTACGGCATGTGTGTGGACACattgttcctctgcttct GTGAGGACCTGGAAAGGAATGACGGCTCTCAGGAGCGACCCTACTTCATGTCGCCCGGGCTGAGAGACATCCTGTTGAAGGGGAGTGCGGAGGAGGGGAAGCGGGCACAAGTAGAGGAGTAG